CACGCCCATGAACGCCATCATGGGAATGACTGCCATCGCCGAGGCGAATCTTTATACCCCGGACAAGCTCAAAGACTGCCTGTCCAAGATCAATGCTTCGGCCCAGCATCTGCTCGGACTGATCAACGAAGTTCTCGATATGTCCAAGATAGAGAGCGGAAAGATCGATCTGACCTTCGGGACGGTCTCTCTGCCGGAGCTGTTTCAGAATATATCAGATATGTGCCGGCCCCTGGCGCAGGAGAAAAATCAGAAGTTACAGCTCAGCGTTGATGATGTGTGTCATAAAACCGTCATAACAGACGGGGGACGGCTCCAGCAGGTTCTCATGAACCTGCTCACGAACGCGATCAAATATACGCCTGAAGGCGGCGCGATCAGCCTGCACGTCCGGGAGATCCCGTCCGATGCCGTATATAAGGGACAGTACGAGTTTATTGTCACAGACAACGGAATCGGTATGACCGCCGAATACATTCCCCATATATTTGAACCTTTCAGCAGAGCCGAAGACACAAGGATCAATAAGATTCAGGGAACCGGACTCGGACTGGCTATCACGCAGAATATCGTCAATATGATGAACGGCACGATAGAGGTACAGAGTGAGCCGGAAAATGGGAGCCGCTTTATAGTCGCCGTCCCTCTTGATCTGTACAGAGAAGACATGACAACGAGCGCGCAGCTTAAAAGTCAATCCGTAACCCCGGATGAAGAGGCAGCGCGGCTCGTGGAGGAAGAACCGCCCTCTTCTCTGTCGGGCAGACGGATATTGCTCGTCGAAGATAATGATCTGAACCGGGAGATCGCTTCTGAGCTGCTTGAAATGCATGGATGTTCCATTGAAGCGGCTGAAAACGGGAAGCTTGCGGTGGAAAAATTTGCACGTTCCGCCCCGGAAGAATACGACTGTATTCTGATGGATATACAGATGCCGGTAATGGACGGATACGAAGCTGCCAGAGCAATACGCGCTCTGAAACGGGATGACGCGCGGACGGTCCCTATCCTTGCCCTGACAGCCAATGCCTTTGCGACTGATCTGGCAAAGGCTCATAATGCGGGAATGAATGACCATATTGCAAAACCGATCGACGTAGAACGTCTCTTAGAGACTCTTAACCGATGGATGGTGTGATCCGCGCCTTTTGTCTGAATACAGATACACACAACTAAAAAGGAGCCGCTCTTCATTCAAAGAGCCGGCTCCTTTTCACTTTTTTACCGGATCCACTGTTCCTCATCTGAGTATGGGATGACCGGCAGGTTGATATAAGAATTGTGTACGCTGTCCACAAATATCTTGTATTCAATATCCTGGCTGTTCGGCAGCTGTACCATCCAGTGGTACGGGTTCGCATCGTAGTTTTTCACTTCAACTTCTATGCGGTGGCCTTTGCGGAATACATTGGATGTGTTCATGATCTCGATCGTGTATTCGTTGATCTCGCCCGGAACTACCGGAACTTTTCTCGTATGGTCGTTATTAAGCTCCCACGGCTTCAGTTCCTTCTTCTCCAGTCCCCGGTGGGAAGCCCGCAGATTTCCAGTCACAAGGTTCAGAGGGCGCCCTTCGCCTTCCGGCGGCACGTCATTGAGCATGACCGTAAAGTTGGCGTCCGTCTTGTCGATGGCGCACATAAGATGCATGACGATCGGTCCTGTAACCTCAACATCTTCCTCCAGCACAGGTGTGCGGAACACGACATTGGGTACTGCGTATGTCTCATTGGAGCCGCCTTCATACGGGCTCTTATGATTTAAGACCGTCGGCTTTACATGCTCATCCTTTTCTTTTTCGGTGGAGAGCAGTCCGCCGTCTCTTAAGTAATATTTCGTCCACTGCGTACGTGCCAGCGGCCATTCATATTCATAGCGGAACTTGTTGATCCCTCTCACGAGAAGCTTCATCGGAGGTTCATCCATAACACCTGTATCAATGCCTTTGAGCCAGTAATCATACCAGCGCAGATATTCCGGCGTCATGATACGGTGCGGCAGATGCAGCGCGTCATGCTCTTCCGGAGCAGCGAGCTTTCTCGGCACCGACATGTCTCCGTGTGTGAACAGGAAGAACGGCCCCTGTGAAAATCTTCCGAGTTCATAGTATTCTGAGATGAGATACATAGGAACCTTGATGTCCTCAGGGTGGCTCTCAATAGAACGCTCCCTCCAGAAGTCACTGTCATCATCGTGCAGAAGCATATCAAAGAAATATGTCTGATTTCTCGGCGGCCAGCAGTTCAAAATACCAGAGTAAAGCGCACTGTGATTGATATCCGGATCGGACAGTCTCTTTTCAATGCGTGCTTTCAGCTCTTCTGTCGTATATGTGCGCTCCGCCGTGGACATAGAGTTTACGTCCGGACAGAAATCTGTGTACATAAAGGAACGGTTCACAAACACTCCGCCCGGATAGTTATGGTGATACATGTTGTCTACGACTTCTACCATCATGATAGCCTTCAGGTGTGGCGGCTGCAGTGCTGCCACTACCGGCTGCAGTATTGAGAAGTATGAAATACCTATCATACCTATGTTTCCGTTACAATAAGGAAGCGCTGCCGTCCATTCAATAACGTCATAACAGTCCTCCTGCTCCTGTCTTCCGTAGAGGCCGTCCCAGGCTCCCTCGGACTTGCCGATCCCTCTCGGGTCAGGCACTACTACGATATAGCCGTGTTTTACATACTCATATATGTCTCCGGCTTCTATCGTATGGTCAAACAATACGGTCTTGAACTGCATGGAGATACGGTCCATTGTCTGAATGGATTTTCCATAGGCAGAAAAAGCAACGAGTCCCGGGAACTTAATGTCCTCCTCTGTGTCAGGACGGTAGATATCCACCGCCAGTGTGACACCGTCTCTGACCTGCATCCGTACATCCTCTTCCTTGAGAACGTCATACATGCGCGGCGTCATCTTCTCAATGCCGTCCATATAACGCTCATCCCAATATTTTGGCTTTTCGTCCAGACCGACGATTTCTAATTTTTCTTTATTTTCCATTGCGTCCTCCTACTCTATTCCACCCAGTTTTTCTCACCGTTTACGATCGGAAGTTCGATCCATGAGGCAGCTTCGCTGTCCACGTGGATGTCAAAGTTTACTTCCCTTGCAAGCGGATGCGGTCCTGCCACACGTCCGGATGTATACAGCCTAGGCAGGCTGGCCATTTCGTTAAAGTCAAAATACTGCTGGTCCATCGTCTTGAATTCTACTTCGATCTGATGGCCTTTCTTAAAGAGATTGTCGACAGGGGCCAGTTCAAAGATATATTCATACACTTTGCCCGCCTCCACCGGTTCATCCTTTGTATGTGCATGTTTCGGCCGGTGCTCTGTGCCGGATGGATCCAGCTCTCTGTGAGAACA
This is a stretch of genomic DNA from [Clostridium] hylemonae DSM 15053. It encodes these proteins:
- a CDS encoding PAS domain-containing sensor histidine kinase, which gives rise to MENKNMSENKTEKAGQTSSYDHDTQYFQMMMEEYDGNIYISDIETYDLLYLNQTACRSLDRHLEEIIGCKCYKVIQGRNDPCPFCTNDKLREDEYYEWEFYNPVLERTFMIKDRLINWNGRMARMELSHDMYTSKFKLEKKSREQDALLRSVPGGFARLDARDCSTVLWYGADFLGMIGYTAKQFEQELDSQCSYLHPDDLQRIIPILHELETSGGSAVTEAQVITRSGETKILTITLSYASGEESWDGIPSFYTIGIDITKERMEQERQRKMLEDAYKTARIASEAKTNFLSSMSHDIRTPMNAIMGMTAIAEANLYTPDKLKDCLSKINASAQHLLGLINEVLDMSKIESGKIDLTFGTVSLPELFQNISDMCRPLAQEKNQKLQLSVDDVCHKTVITDGGRLQQVLMNLLTNAIKYTPEGGAISLHVREIPSDAVYKGQYEFIVTDNGIGMTAEYIPHIFEPFSRAEDTRINKIQGTGLGLAITQNIVNMMNGTIEVQSEPENGSRFIVAVPLDLYREDMTTSAQLKSQSVTPDEEAARLVEEEPPSSLSGRRILLVEDNDLNREIASELLEMHGCSIEAAENGKLAVEKFARSAPEEYDCILMDIQMPVMDGYEAARAIRALKRDDARTVPILALTANAFATDLAKAHNAGMNDHIAKPIDVERLLETLNRWMV
- a CDS encoding CocE/NonD family hydrolase — its product is MENKEKLEIVGLDEKPKYWDERYMDGIEKMTPRMYDVLKEEDVRMQVRDGVTLAVDIYRPDTEEDIKFPGLVAFSAYGKSIQTMDRISMQFKTVLFDHTIEAGDIYEYVKHGYIVVVPDPRGIGKSEGAWDGLYGRQEQEDCYDVIEWTAALPYCNGNIGMIGISYFSILQPVVAALQPPHLKAIMMVEVVDNMYHHNYPGGVFVNRSFMYTDFCPDVNSMSTAERTYTTEELKARIEKRLSDPDINHSALYSGILNCWPPRNQTYFFDMLLHDDDSDFWRERSIESHPEDIKVPMYLISEYYELGRFSQGPFFLFTHGDMSVPRKLAAPEEHDALHLPHRIMTPEYLRWYDYWLKGIDTGVMDEPPMKLLVRGINKFRYEYEWPLARTQWTKYYLRDGGLLSTEKEKDEHVKPTVLNHKSPYEGGSNETYAVPNVVFRTPVLEEDVEVTGPIVMHLMCAIDKTDANFTVMLNDVPPEGEGRPLNLVTGNLRASHRGLEKKELKPWELNNDHTRKVPVVPGEINEYTIEIMNTSNVFRKGHRIEVEVKNYDANPYHWMVQLPNSQDIEYKIFVDSVHNSYINLPVIPYSDEEQWIR